From Riemerella anatipestifer ATCC 11845 = DSM 15868, a single genomic window includes:
- a CDS encoding zinc-dependent metalloprotease — MKNRYWFMNLKILGCSAWLFLYPNMAFPQSKVSSKDSVKTEKEDSKKNESFESYEKLLKGAETKQGLLKIHRIKDKIYFEIPNEVLGKDLLIVNKISSVPAPINNAGINKGMNYENKIIRFYKDTTNKKVWVKTFDPQITVNSQDNISASVKDNYGESIVEGFEIKTLGKDSTAVIQVNNVFDGNAKSFNNLFDNIGMGGSVRTKDSYIDEVKAFPNNVVVKSYFSTQISEGKTSAEKADLTVGTTTNIVLLPEPMVGRFSDDRVGYFTTPKMYFTDSQQKVEQRELITRWRLEPKAEDEAKYLRGELVEPKKPIVYYIDPATPKQWQQAIIDGVHDWNKAFEKAGFKNVISAKLPDPNDTEFDVDDVRYSVITYAASSMANAMGPSVVDPRTGEILESDIIWWHNVMTLLQSWMRVQTGIIDPQVRGNKFPDDKMANAIRFVSSHEVGHTFGLKHNMGSSFAFPVESLRSPEFTEKMGGTAPSIMDYARFNYVAQEGDGVKQITPKIGVYDEFAINWGYRWTGKKTPQEELPITQKWIEKHQGDPLYFYGAQQEETVDPRSQAEDLGDNAMKAGEYGIINLKKTLPNLIEWSTKNGENYNEAKSFYNQVINQWYVYNNHVLANIGGIYLNPTVKGDQQSSYIPVPYETQKEALAFIKKHILTLPEWLFLSPLNQKIRPAKNTPKGLVEQSPYNVFREKQAAILYGLMNDNKLLRILEFEFLNHQKVMTVAELFNDLREFIFSKSIKKQPLNIAERMTQKNYIDALIIDTQRMYEKTEKGIFSPMPMMCDYACSHTHLDKADERNLEFYFDGMKRLSEVGSAKRAELIKVRAIISKAVNKADNDTQSHYQDMMVRLNKALGNN, encoded by the coding sequence ATGAAAAATAGATATTGGTTTATGAATTTAAAGATTTTAGGTTGTTCTGCGTGGTTGTTTTTGTATCCAAATATGGCTTTTCCTCAAAGCAAAGTTTCGTCAAAAGATTCTGTGAAAACAGAGAAAGAAGATTCTAAAAAAAATGAGAGCTTTGAGTCTTACGAAAAGTTATTGAAAGGAGCAGAAACCAAACAAGGGCTACTCAAAATACATAGAATAAAGGATAAGATTTATTTTGAAATTCCTAACGAGGTGCTAGGGAAAGACCTACTCATCGTAAATAAAATATCGTCTGTACCCGCTCCCATCAATAATGCTGGAATTAACAAGGGGATGAACTATGAGAATAAAATCATCAGATTTTATAAAGACACTACCAATAAAAAGGTATGGGTAAAAACTTTCGACCCACAAATTACCGTTAATTCGCAAGATAATATTTCGGCTTCGGTAAAGGATAATTACGGAGAGTCTATAGTGGAAGGTTTTGAAATTAAAACTCTAGGGAAAGACTCCACAGCGGTAATTCAGGTAAATAATGTCTTTGACGGAAACGCCAAAAGTTTTAACAATCTGTTTGATAATATCGGTATGGGTGGCAGTGTAAGAACCAAAGATTCTTACATAGACGAGGTAAAGGCTTTTCCTAATAATGTGGTAGTAAAGTCTTATTTCAGTACCCAAATTTCAGAGGGGAAAACTTCTGCCGAAAAAGCCGATTTAACGGTGGGGACTACCACTAATATTGTGCTATTGCCAGAGCCTATGGTAGGGCGTTTTTCGGACGATAGAGTAGGGTATTTTACGACCCCCAAGATGTACTTTACGGATAGTCAGCAGAAGGTAGAACAGAGAGAACTCATTACCAGATGGCGACTAGAACCTAAAGCGGAAGACGAAGCAAAATACCTTAGAGGCGAGCTGGTAGAACCTAAAAAACCGATTGTTTATTACATAGACCCAGCTACACCGAAACAATGGCAACAAGCCATTATAGATGGAGTGCACGATTGGAATAAAGCATTTGAAAAGGCTGGGTTCAAAAATGTAATTTCAGCGAAATTGCCAGACCCTAACGATACAGAGTTTGATGTAGATGATGTCCGCTATTCTGTAATTACTTATGCAGCCTCCTCTATGGCGAATGCTATGGGCCCATCGGTAGTGGACCCTAGAACGGGGGAAATCTTGGAGTCTGATATTATATGGTGGCACAATGTGATGACTTTACTCCAATCTTGGATGAGAGTTCAAACAGGAATTATAGACCCACAGGTAAGAGGAAATAAATTCCCAGACGATAAGATGGCGAATGCCATTCGGTTCGTGTCCTCGCACGAGGTAGGGCATACTTTTGGGCTTAAACATAATATGGGGTCTTCGTTTGCATTCCCAGTAGAGTCTTTGCGTTCGCCTGAATTTACGGAGAAAATGGGAGGTACAGCTCCTTCTATTATGGACTATGCTAGATTTAACTATGTGGCACAAGAAGGTGATGGCGTGAAACAAATCACTCCGAAAATAGGAGTTTATGATGAGTTTGCCATTAACTGGGGTTACCGTTGGACGGGTAAAAAGACGCCTCAAGAAGAATTGCCAATCACGCAAAAATGGATAGAGAAACATCAAGGAGACCCACTCTACTTCTATGGAGCACAGCAAGAGGAGACGGTAGACCCTCGCTCGCAAGCAGAAGATTTGGGCGATAATGCGATGAAAGCAGGGGAGTATGGCATCATCAATCTAAAGAAAACGCTACCAAACCTCATAGAATGGAGTACCAAAAATGGAGAAAACTACAACGAAGCGAAGTCTTTTTACAATCAAGTGATTAACCAATGGTATGTTTATAACAATCACGTGTTGGCTAATATTGGGGGGATTTACCTTAATCCTACCGTTAAGGGCGACCAGCAGAGTTCTTATATACCTGTACCATACGAAACACAAAAAGAGGCTTTGGCGTTTATAAAAAAACATATACTGACTTTGCCAGAGTGGTTATTTTTATCTCCATTGAACCAAAAAATCCGTCCAGCTAAAAACACACCTAAAGGGTTGGTGGAGCAGTCGCCATACAATGTATTTAGAGAGAAACAAGCCGCTATTTTGTACGGGCTTATGAATGATAATAAGCTCCTAAGAATATTAGAATTTGAGTTTCTTAATCATCAAAAAGTGATGACGGTAGCTGAATTGTTCAACGATTTAAGAGAATTTATTTTTAGTAAATCAATTAAAAAACAGCCTTTGAATATCGCTGAGAGAATGACGCAAAAAAACTACATAGATGCTCTCATTATAGATACGCAGAGAATGTACGAGAAAACGGAAAAGGGCATCTTTAGCCCAATGCCAATGATGTGCGACTATGCTTGTAGCCACACTCATTTGGATAAAGCGGACGAACGGAACTTAGAATTTTATTTTGATGGAATGAAACGATTGTCGGAAGTAGGTTCTGCCAAAAGAGCGGAGTTGATAAAGGTACGAGCAATCATCTCAAAAGCAGTGAACAAAGCCGATAACGATACACAAAGTCATTATCAAGATATGATGGTAAGATTAAATAAAGCATTGGGTAATAACTGA